The following proteins are co-located in the Pseudomonas sp. ATCC 13867 genome:
- a CDS encoding sigma-54-dependent transcriptional regulator has translation MAHILIVEDETIIRSALRRLLERNQYQVSEAGSVQEAQERYSIPSFDMIVSDLRLPGAPGTELIKLAQGTPVLIMTSYASLRSAVDSMKMGAVDYIAKPFDHDEMLQAVARILKDRQEARNAPTEARGNAKAAERSSVGNTAPADGEIGIIGSCPPMQELYTKIRKVAPTDSNVLIQGESGTGKELVARALHNLSKRTKAPLISVNCAAIPETLIESELFGHEKGAFTGASAGRAGLVEAADGGTLFLDEIGELPLEAQARLLRVLQEGEIRRVGSVQSQKVDVRLIAATHRDLKMLAKTGQFREDLYYRLHVISLKLPPLRERGPDVMEIARAFLTRQCSQMGRPALSFSHEAEQAIRHYPWPGNVRELENAIERAVILSEGLEIPADLLGIDIELDDLEDDFMDEAEPRPSNGNTSNHEPTEDLSLEDYFQHFVLEHQDHMTETELARKLGISRKCLWERRQRLGIPRRKSGASADS, from the coding sequence ATGGCACATATCCTCATCGTCGAAGACGAAACCATCATCCGCTCCGCCCTGCGACGGTTGCTCGAGCGGAACCAATACCAGGTCAGCGAGGCTGGCTCGGTGCAGGAGGCCCAGGAGCGCTACAGCATCCCGTCGTTCGACATGATCGTCAGCGACCTGCGCCTGCCGGGCGCACCGGGTACCGAACTGATCAAGCTGGCCCAGGGCACCCCGGTGCTGATCATGACCAGCTACGCCAGCCTGCGCTCGGCGGTGGACTCGATGAAGATGGGCGCGGTGGACTACATCGCCAAGCCGTTCGACCACGACGAGATGCTCCAGGCCGTGGCGCGCATCCTCAAGGATCGCCAGGAAGCCCGGAACGCCCCGACCGAAGCCCGTGGTAACGCCAAGGCGGCGGAACGTAGCAGCGTGGGTAACACCGCTCCGGCGGACGGCGAGATCGGCATCATCGGCTCCTGCCCCCCCATGCAGGAGCTGTACACCAAGATCCGCAAGGTCGCGCCGACCGACTCCAATGTACTGATCCAGGGCGAGTCCGGTACCGGCAAGGAACTGGTGGCCCGCGCGCTGCACAACCTGTCCAAGCGCACCAAGGCGCCGCTGATCTCGGTGAACTGCGCGGCGATCCCGGAAACCCTGATCGAATCCGAACTGTTCGGCCACGAGAAAGGCGCGTTCACCGGCGCCAGCGCGGGCCGCGCGGGCCTGGTGGAAGCCGCCGACGGCGGCACCCTGTTCCTCGACGAGATCGGCGAACTGCCGCTCGAAGCCCAGGCGCGCCTGCTGCGCGTACTGCAGGAAGGCGAGATCCGCCGGGTCGGCTCGGTACAGTCGCAGAAAGTGGACGTACGCCTGATCGCGGCGACCCACCGCGACCTGAAGATGCTGGCCAAGACCGGCCAGTTCCGCGAAGACCTCTACTACCGCCTGCACGTCATCTCGCTGAAACTGCCGCCCCTGCGCGAGCGCGGCCCCGACGTGATGGAGATCGCGCGCGCCTTCCTGACGCGGCAGTGCTCGCAGATGGGGCGCCCGGCGCTGAGCTTCTCCCACGAGGCCGAACAGGCCATCCGTCACTATCCGTGGCCGGGTAACGTGCGCGAACTGGAGAACGCCATCGAGCGCGCGGTGATCCTCAGCGAAGGGCTGGAGATTCCCGCCGACCTGCTGGGCATCGACATCGAGCTGGATGATCTGGAAGACGACTTCATGGACGAGGCCGAACCCCGTCCGAGCAACGGCAACACCAGCAATCACGAGCCTACCGAGGATCTGTCGCTGGAGGACTACTTCCAGCACTTCGTCCTCGAACACCAGGACCACATGACCGAAACCGAACTGGCCCGCAAGCTGGGCATCAGCCGTAAATGTCTGTGGGAGCGCCGTCAGCGCCTGGGCATCCCGCGCCGCAAATCCGGTGCTTCGGCTGACTCGTAG
- a CDS encoding polynucleotide adenylyltransferase PcnB: MLKKLIQSIRSPLRRPRAVRTTPEVVGNHQHSLRREQFSRNAVNVVERLTKAGYQAYIVGGGVRDPLLGITPKDFDVATSATPEQVRAEFRNARVIGRRFKLVHVHFGREIIEVATFRANHPQTDDDTDSAHASRNEAGRILRDNVYGTLEDDAQRRDFTINALYFDVTGERILDYAHGVHDIRNRLVRLIGDPEQRYLEDPVRMLRAVRFAAKLGFEIEKHSAAPIRRLAHLLNEIPSARLFDEVLKLLLSGKAERTFELLNEYDLFAPLFPASAKALKENPEYAGKLMRQALANTDERIRQGKPVTPAFLFAALLWPALPARVLKLQERGVPPIPAMQDAAHELIIEQCKRTAVPKRFTIPIREIWDMQERLPRRQGKKADLLLENPRFRAGYDFLLLRESAGEETGGLGDWWTDYQEASDGERRGMIRNLSSQEESSGGVPRKRRRGGANRRRRGPRNSGEGTGNE, encoded by the coding sequence ATGCTGAAAAAGCTGATCCAGTCCATCCGATCCCCACTGCGCCGTCCGCGCGCTGTCCGCACTACTCCGGAAGTCGTTGGCAATCATCAGCACTCGCTGCGGCGGGAACAGTTCAGCAGGAACGCGGTGAACGTCGTGGAGCGCCTGACCAAGGCCGGCTACCAGGCGTACATCGTCGGTGGCGGCGTACGTGATCCGCTGCTGGGTATTACCCCCAAGGACTTCGACGTGGCCACCAGCGCCACCCCCGAGCAGGTTCGCGCCGAGTTCCGCAACGCGCGGGTGATCGGCCGTCGCTTCAAGCTGGTCCATGTCCACTTCGGCCGCGAGATCATCGAAGTCGCCACCTTCCGCGCCAACCATCCGCAGACCGACGACGACACCGACAGCGCCCATGCCTCTCGCAACGAGGCCGGCCGCATCCTGCGCGACAACGTCTATGGCACGCTGGAAGACGACGCGCAGCGCCGCGACTTCACCATCAACGCCCTGTATTTCGATGTCACCGGCGAGCGCATCCTCGACTACGCCCACGGCGTGCATGACATCCGCAACCGCCTGGTGCGCCTGATCGGCGACCCTGAGCAGCGCTACCTCGAAGACCCGGTGCGCATGCTGCGCGCCGTACGCTTCGCCGCCAAGCTGGGCTTCGAGATCGAGAAACACAGCGCCGCGCCGATCCGCCGCCTGGCGCACCTGCTCAACGAAATCCCCTCGGCGCGCCTGTTCGACGAAGTGCTCAAGCTGCTACTGAGCGGCAAGGCCGAGCGCACCTTCGAGCTGCTCAACGAATACGACCTGTTCGCGCCGTTGTTCCCGGCCAGCGCCAAGGCGCTGAAAGAGAATCCCGAATACGCCGGCAAGCTGATGCGCCAGGCGCTGGCCAACACCGACGAGCGCATTCGCCAGGGCAAGCCGGTCACTCCGGCCTTCCTGTTCGCCGCGCTGCTCTGGCCCGCCCTGCCCGCGCGCGTACTGAAACTGCAGGAGCGCGGCGTGCCGCCGATCCCGGCCATGCAGGACGCCGCCCACGAACTGATCATCGAACAGTGCAAGCGCACTGCGGTGCCCAAGCGCTTCACCATCCCGATCCGCGAGATCTGGGACATGCAGGAACGCCTGCCGCGCCGCCAGGGCAAGAAGGCCGACCTGCTGCTGGAAAACCCGCGCTTCCGTGCCGGCTACGACTTCCTCCTGCTGCGCGAAAGCGCCGGCGAGGAAACCGGTGGCCTGGGCGATTGGTGGACCGACTACCAGGAAGCCAGCGATGGCGAACGCCGCGGCATGATCCGCAACCTCTCCAGCCAGGAAGAAAGCAGCGGTGGCGTACCGCGCAAACGCCGTCGTGGCGGTGCCAACCGTCGCCGGCGCGGTCCGCGTAACAGTGGCGAAGGCACCGGTAACGAATGA
- the folK gene encoding 2-amino-4-hydroxy-6-hydroxymethyldihydropteridine diphosphokinase, translating to MSERVYIGLGSNLAEPRQQLEAALKALSQIPATKVAVVSPLYVSDPLGPPDQPRYVNAVAALDTDLEPLALLDALQTIELEQGRVRKDERWGPRTLDLDILLFGERLIDEPRLRVPHYHMHARAFVLYPLADLAPQLQLPNGQMLADLLAACPFSGLERLP from the coding sequence ATGAGCGAACGCGTCTACATCGGGCTCGGCAGCAACCTCGCCGAACCGCGCCAGCAACTGGAAGCCGCACTGAAGGCGCTGTCGCAGATTCCCGCCACCAAGGTGGCGGTGGTCTCCCCACTCTACGTCAGCGACCCGCTGGGCCCGCCGGACCAGCCGCGCTACGTCAACGCCGTGGCTGCACTGGATACCGACCTGGAACCGCTCGCCCTGCTGGACGCCCTGCAGACCATCGAGCTGGAGCAAGGCCGCGTACGCAAGGACGAACGCTGGGGACCGCGCACACTGGACCTCGACATCCTGCTGTTCGGCGAGCGCCTGATCGACGAACCGCGCCTGCGCGTGCCGCACTACCACATGCACGCCCGCGCCTTCGTGCTCTATCCGCTGGCCGATCTCGCCCCGCAACTGCAACTGCCCAACGGCCAGATGCTGGCGGATCTGTTGGCCGCCTGTCCGTTCTCCGGCCTCGAGCGACTGCCCTGA
- the panB gene encoding 3-methyl-2-oxobutanoate hydroxymethyltransferase, with amino-acid sequence MPDVTLTTLQGLKQSGEKIAMLTAYDAMFAHVASQAGAEVLLIGDSLGMVLQGHDSTLPVTIQDMAYHTAAVKRGNKGALILTDLPFESGTSLDRLLRDSVTVMQAGAQMVKLEGGAWLAEPIVRLAQLGIPVCAHLGLTPQSVNLFGGFKVQGRQESQARQLRADAIALEQAGAAMLLLECVPSALAQEISEAVKIPVIGIGAGAGTDGQVLVMHDMLGLSLTGRSPKFVKNFMEGQPDIASAMTAFVKAVKDGSFPGPEHGFSS; translated from the coding sequence ATGCCTGATGTCACCCTGACCACCCTGCAAGGTCTCAAGCAAAGCGGCGAAAAGATCGCGATGCTGACCGCCTACGATGCCATGTTCGCGCACGTTGCCAGCCAGGCCGGCGCCGAAGTGCTGCTGATCGGTGACTCCCTGGGCATGGTGCTGCAAGGACACGACAGCACGCTCCCGGTCACCATCCAGGACATGGCCTACCACACCGCCGCCGTGAAGCGCGGCAACAAGGGTGCGCTGATCCTCACCGACCTGCCGTTCGAATCGGGTACGTCCCTGGACCGCCTGCTGCGCGACTCGGTAACAGTCATGCAGGCCGGCGCCCAAATGGTCAAGCTGGAAGGTGGCGCCTGGCTCGCCGAGCCGATCGTGCGCCTGGCTCAGCTCGGCATTCCGGTGTGCGCCCACCTCGGTCTGACCCCGCAGTCGGTCAACCTGTTCGGCGGCTTCAAGGTGCAGGGTCGCCAGGAAAGCCAGGCCCGCCAGCTGCGCGCCGACGCCATCGCCCTGGAGCAGGCCGGTGCCGCCATGCTGCTGCTGGAATGCGTCCCCTCGGCCCTGGCCCAGGAGATCAGCGAAGCGGTGAAGATTCCGGTAATCGGCATTGGCGCCGGTGCCGGCACCGATGGCCAGGTTCTGGTGATGCACGACATGCTCGGGCTGTCGCTGACCGGTCGTTCGCCGAAGTTCGTGAAGAACTTCATGGAAGGCCAGCCGGATATCGCCTCGGCCATGACCGCTTTCGTCAAGGCCGTGAAAGATGGCTCCTTCCCCGGCCCGGAACACGGATTCTCTTCATGA
- the panC gene encoding pantoate--beta-alanine ligase gives MNTVKTVRELRAAVARARAEGKRIALVPTMGNLHSGHAALVTKAGQRADFVVASIFVNPLQFGPTEDLDKYPRTLVADQGKLLEAGCHLLFAPTVEEMYPDGMEGQTRLNVSGVSEGLCGGSRPGHFDGVATVVCKLFNMVQPDMALFGEKDFQQLAVIRKLVRDLNLPIQVFGEPTVRADDGLALSSRNGYLNDEQRASAPVLYRTLKQLAEQVRGGARDYAALLADGRQQIEQAGLRIDYLEIRESAGLRPAAAEDNQLVILVAAFLGSTRLIDNLAFQID, from the coding sequence ATGAACACGGTAAAAACAGTCCGCGAGCTGCGCGCCGCGGTGGCCCGCGCGCGCGCTGAGGGCAAACGCATCGCACTGGTCCCGACGATGGGCAACCTGCACTCCGGCCACGCAGCCCTGGTGACCAAGGCCGGCCAGCGCGCCGACTTCGTGGTTGCCAGCATCTTCGTCAATCCGCTGCAGTTCGGCCCTACCGAGGACCTGGACAAATACCCGCGCACCCTAGTCGCGGACCAGGGCAAGCTGCTGGAGGCCGGCTGCCACCTGCTGTTCGCACCGACCGTCGAGGAGATGTACCCCGACGGCATGGAAGGCCAGACCCGCCTGAACGTCAGCGGCGTTTCGGAAGGCCTGTGTGGCGGCAGCCGTCCCGGCCACTTCGATGGCGTCGCCACGGTGGTGTGCAAGCTGTTCAACATGGTCCAGCCGGACATGGCCCTGTTCGGCGAGAAGGACTTCCAGCAACTGGCGGTGATCCGCAAGCTGGTGCGCGATCTCAACCTGCCGATCCAGGTCTTTGGCGAGCCCACCGTGCGCGCCGACGACGGTCTGGCGCTGTCCTCGCGCAACGGCTACCTGAACGACGAGCAACGCGCCAGCGCGCCGGTGCTCTACCGCACCCTGAAGCAGCTTGCCGAACAGGTTCGCGGTGGTGCGCGTGATTATGCGGCGCTGCTCGCCGATGGGCGCCAGCAGATCGAGCAGGCCGGCCTGCGCATCGATTACCTGGAAATCCGCGAATCCGCCGGGCTGCGTCCCGCCGCGGCGGAGGACAACCAGTTGGTGATCCTGGTGGCGGCATTCCTGGGCAGCACCCGCCTGATCGACAACCTCGCCTTCCAGATCGACTAA
- the panD gene encoding aspartate 1-decarboxylase yields the protein MQSIMLKAKLHRAEVTHAVLDYEGSCAIDGEWLDLAGIREYEQIQIYNVDNGERFTTYAIRGEEGSRMISVNGAAAHRAKVGDRVIICAYAQFSDAELEGFKPRMLYMAPGNQLSHTSNAIPVQLA from the coding sequence ATGCAGAGCATCATGCTCAAAGCCAAACTGCACCGCGCCGAAGTCACCCACGCCGTGCTCGACTATGAAGGCTCCTGCGCCATCGATGGCGAATGGCTCGATCTCGCTGGCATCCGCGAGTACGAACAGATCCAGATCTACAACGTCGATAACGGCGAGCGCTTCACCACCTACGCCATCCGTGGCGAGGAAGGCTCACGGATGATTTCCGTCAACGGCGCCGCCGCCCACAGGGCCAAGGTGGGTGACCGGGTCATCATCTGCGCGTACGCTCAGTTCAGCGACGCCGAGCTGGAAGGATTCAAGCCGCGCATGCTGTACATGGCGCCCGGCAATCAGCTCAGCCACACCAGCAACGCCATTCCGGTTCAGCTCGCCTGA
- the pgi gene encoding glucose-6-phosphate isomerase: protein MEHHLTPLDATQLKSWQALAAHRQELQSFSMREAFAQDPERFKRFSLSACGLFLDFSKNLIRQDTLDLLVKLAEEAKLGEAIQSMFRGDVINASERRPVLHTALRRPIGDKVLVDGKDVMPEVHRVLHQMTELVAAVHNGLWRGYTEKPITDVVNIGIGGSFLGPQLVSEALLPFAQKGVRCHYLANIDGSEFRELTAKLNAETTLFIVSSKSFGTLETLKNAQAARAWYLAQGGSEAELYRHFIAVSSNKEAAAAFGIRPENVFPMWDWVGGRYSLWSAIGLPIAMSVGINNFKELLSGAYSMDQHFLTSPFEKNIPVLLGLLGVWYGDFWGARSHAILPYDYYLRNITDHLQQLDMESNGKSVRQDGTSVSAGTGPVIWGGVGCNGQHAYHQLLHQGTHLIPADFIVPVSSYNPVADHHQWLYANCLSQSQALMVGKSRAEAEAELRAKGVDEAEVQRLAPHKVIPGNRPSNTLVMERISARRLGALIAMYEHKVYVQSILWGINAFDQWGVELGKDLGKAVYGRLVGSEESCAEDASTQGLIDFFRGRHRG, encoded by the coding sequence ATGGAACACCACCTCACCCCGCTGGATGCCACGCAACTGAAGAGCTGGCAGGCTCTGGCCGCCCACCGCCAGGAGTTGCAGAGCTTCTCGATGCGCGAGGCGTTCGCCCAGGATCCGGAGCGCTTCAAGCGTTTCTCCCTCAGCGCCTGTGGCCTGTTCCTGGACTTCTCGAAGAACCTGATCCGCCAGGACACCCTTGACCTGCTGGTGAAGCTCGCGGAAGAGGCCAAGCTGGGCGAAGCCATCCAGTCGATGTTCCGTGGCGACGTGATCAATGCCTCCGAGCGCCGACCGGTGCTGCACACCGCACTGCGCCGCCCCATCGGCGACAAGGTGCTGGTGGACGGTAAGGACGTGATGCCGGAAGTGCACCGCGTACTGCACCAGATGACCGAGCTGGTCGCCGCCGTGCACAACGGCCTGTGGCGCGGTTACACCGAGAAACCGATCACCGACGTGGTGAACATCGGCATCGGTGGCTCTTTCCTCGGCCCGCAACTGGTCTCCGAAGCCCTGCTGCCCTTCGCCCAGAAAGGCGTGCGTTGCCACTACCTGGCGAACATCGACGGCAGCGAGTTCCGTGAGCTGACCGCAAAGCTCAACGCCGAGACCACGCTGTTCATCGTCTCCTCGAAGTCCTTCGGCACCCTGGAAACCCTGAAGAACGCCCAGGCCGCTCGCGCCTGGTACCTGGCCCAGGGCGGCAGCGAGGCAGAGCTGTACCGTCATTTCATCGCAGTATCCAGCAACAAGGAGGCCGCGGCGGCCTTCGGCATCCGCCCCGAGAATGTCTTCCCCATGTGGGACTGGGTCGGCGGTCGCTACTCGCTGTGGTCGGCCATCGGCCTGCCGATCGCCATGTCGGTGGGCATCAACAACTTCAAGGAACTGCTGTCCGGCGCCTACAGCATGGACCAGCACTTCCTGACCTCGCCGTTCGAGAAGAACATCCCGGTGCTGCTGGGCCTGCTCGGCGTCTGGTACGGCGACTTCTGGGGCGCGCGCAGCCACGCGATCCTGCCGTACGACTACTACCTGCGGAACATCACCGACCACCTGCAGCAGCTGGACATGGAGTCCAACGGCAAGAGCGTGCGCCAGGACGGCACCTCGGTTTCCGCCGGCACCGGTCCGGTGATCTGGGGCGGCGTGGGCTGCAACGGCCAGCATGCGTACCACCAGTTGCTGCACCAGGGCACCCACCTGATCCCGGCCGATTTCATCGTTCCGGTATCCAGTTACAACCCGGTGGCCGACCACCATCAGTGGCTGTACGCCAACTGCCTGTCGCAGAGCCAGGCGCTGATGGTCGGCAAGAGCCGCGCCGAGGCCGAGGCCGAGCTGCGCGCCAAGGGCGTCGATGAGGCCGAAGTGCAGCGCCTGGCGCCGCACAAGGTGATTCCGGGCAACCGCCCGAGCAACACCCTGGTCATGGAACGCATCAGCGCCCGTCGCCTGGGCGCGCTGATCGCCATGTACGAGCACAAGGTCTACGTGCAGAGCATCCTCTGGGGCATCAACGCCTTCGACCAGTGGGGTGTGGAGCTTGGCAAGGACCTGGGCAAGGCGGTGTATGGCCGCCTGGTGGGCAGCGAGGAAAGCTGCGCAGAAGATGCCTCCACCCAGGGCCTGATCGACTTCTTCCGCGGCCGTCACCGCGGTTGA
- the acs gene encoding acetate--CoA ligase, which yields MYEISLHPVPEAVRQRAYLDNDAYQRLYRQSVDHPDAFWGEQAKAFLDWFKPWTSVHHGDLAHGQASWFKGGQLNVTYNCIDRHLETRGEQVAIIWEGDNPAESAQITYRKLHSHVCRLANVLKSRGVGKGDRVCIYMPMIPEAAYAMLACARIGAIHSVVFGGFSPDALRDRILDADCRVVITADEGVRGGKYIPLKQNVEKALKDCPNVSSVVVVERTQGEIPWVEGRDIWYHEALRDASEDCAPEPMDAEDPLFILYTSGSTGKPKGVLHTTGGYLLGAAMTHKYVFDYHDGDIYWCTADVGWVTGHSYIVYGPLANGATTLMFEGVPNYPDASRFWQVIDKHQVNIFYTAPTAIRALMREGEDPVSKTSRSSLRLLGSVGEPINPEAWEWYYHVVGETRCPIVDTWWQTETGCILITPLPGATALKPGSATRPFFGVQPVLLDEQGKEIDGPGSGVLAIKASWPSQIRSVYGDHQRMIDTYFKPYPGYYFTGDGARRDEDGYYWITGRVDDVINVSGHRIGTAEVESALVLHDSVAEAAVVGYPHDLKGQGIYAFVTLMNGVQPSDALKQDLLALVSKEIGSFAKPEMLQWAPGLPKTRSGKIMRRILRKIACNELENLGDTSTLADPSVVQGLIDNRLNR from the coding sequence ATGTACGAGATCAGCCTTCATCCCGTCCCGGAGGCCGTACGCCAGCGTGCCTACCTCGACAACGACGCCTACCAGCGCCTGTACCGGCAATCGGTGGACCACCCGGACGCCTTCTGGGGCGAACAGGCCAAGGCCTTCCTCGACTGGTTCAAGCCCTGGACCTCGGTCCACCACGGCGACCTGGCCCACGGCCAGGCCAGCTGGTTCAAGGGTGGCCAGCTCAACGTCACCTACAACTGCATCGACCGCCATCTGGAAACCCGTGGCGAACAGGTGGCGATCATCTGGGAAGGTGACAACCCGGCCGAATCCGCGCAGATCACCTACCGCAAGCTGCACAGCCATGTCTGCCGCCTCGCCAACGTGCTCAAGAGCCGTGGCGTGGGGAAAGGCGACCGGGTGTGCATCTACATGCCGATGATCCCCGAGGCCGCCTACGCGATGCTGGCCTGCGCGCGGATCGGCGCGATTCATTCGGTGGTGTTCGGCGGCTTCTCCCCCGATGCCCTGCGCGACCGCATCCTCGACGCCGACTGCCGCGTCGTGATCACCGCCGACGAAGGCGTGCGTGGCGGCAAGTACATCCCGCTCAAGCAGAACGTGGAAAAGGCCCTGAAGGACTGCCCGAACGTCTCCAGCGTGGTGGTGGTCGAGCGCACCCAGGGCGAGATTCCCTGGGTCGAGGGCCGCGACATCTGGTACCACGAGGCCCTGCGCGATGCCAGCGAGGACTGCGCGCCGGAACCGATGGATGCGGAGGATCCGCTGTTCATCCTCTACACCTCCGGCTCCACTGGCAAACCCAAGGGCGTGCTGCACACCACCGGCGGCTACCTGCTGGGCGCGGCGATGACCCACAAGTACGTGTTCGACTACCACGACGGCGACATCTACTGGTGCACCGCGGACGTCGGCTGGGTCACCGGCCACAGCTACATCGTCTATGGCCCGCTGGCCAACGGCGCCACCACCCTGATGTTCGAGGGCGTGCCGAACTACCCGGACGCCTCGCGCTTCTGGCAGGTGATCGACAAGCACCAGGTGAACATCTTCTACACCGCCCCCACCGCCATCCGCGCCCTGATGCGCGAAGGCGAGGATCCGGTCAGCAAGACCTCGCGCAGCAGCCTGCGCCTGCTCGGTTCGGTCGGCGAGCCGATCAACCCGGAAGCCTGGGAGTGGTACTACCACGTGGTCGGCGAAACGCGCTGCCCCATCGTCGACACCTGGTGGCAGACCGAGACCGGCTGCATCCTGATCACCCCGCTGCCCGGCGCCACCGCCCTCAAGCCCGGCTCGGCGACCCGCCCGTTCTTCGGCGTGCAGCCGGTGCTGCTCGATGAGCAGGGCAAGGAAATCGACGGCCCCGGCTCCGGCGTGCTTGCCATCAAGGCCAGTTGGCCGAGCCAGATCCGCAGCGTCTATGGCGACCACCAGCGGATGATCGACACCTACTTCAAGCCCTACCCCGGCTACTATTTCACCGGCGACGGCGCGCGCCGCGACGAGGACGGCTACTACTGGATCACCGGCCGCGTGGACGACGTGATCAACGTCTCCGGCCACCGTATCGGCACCGCCGAAGTGGAAAGCGCACTGGTGCTGCACGATTCGGTGGCGGAGGCCGCGGTAGTCGGCTATCCCCATGACCTCAAGGGCCAGGGCATCTACGCCTTCGTCACATTGATGAATGGCGTCCAGCCCAGCGACGCGCTCAAGCAGGACCTGCTGGCACTGGTGAGCAAGGAGATCGGCAGTTTCGCCAAACCGGAAATGCTGCAATGGGCGCCGGGCCTGCCGAAGACCCGCTCGGGCAAGATCATGCGGCGCATCCTGCGCAAGATCGCCTGCAACGAACTGGAGAACCTCGGTGACACCTCCACGCTGGCCGACCCCAGTGTGGTGCAAGGGCTCATCGACAATCGCCTGAACCGTTGA
- a CDS encoding oxygenase MpaB family protein — protein sequence METVRRHIESQVLSLTGLALGGVDFESPKGDPGLFGPDSTCWKVHGDFSSMLIGGITALLLQMLHPAALGGVWDHSNFRADMLGRLRRTGQFISATTYGSRVDADKLIERVRRIHANVHGILPDGTRYSANDPDLLTWVHVAEVSSFLASHLRYLNPDLSAAEQDRYYDEIALVAERLGARNVPRSRQQVADYLQSVRPQLHYDERTREVVRVLFSAPAPSFLAKPFGALMMRAGIDLLPEWAADQLGLGLGSLQRQLIRSSVKRSVPLLRWAVRNGSLHRARRRMGLPPLR from the coding sequence ATGGAAACCGTTCGCCGTCATATCGAAAGCCAGGTGCTCAGCCTGACCGGCCTCGCCCTGGGCGGGGTCGACTTCGAGTCGCCCAAGGGTGATCCGGGCCTGTTCGGCCCGGACTCGACCTGCTGGAAAGTCCACGGCGACTTCAGTTCGATGCTGATCGGCGGCATCACCGCCCTGCTCCTGCAGATGCTCCACCCGGCAGCGCTCGGTGGCGTCTGGGACCACTCCAACTTCCGTGCCGACATGCTCGGCCGCCTGCGCCGCACCGGACAGTTCATCTCCGCCACCACCTACGGCTCACGGGTGGATGCAGACAAGCTCATCGAGCGCGTGCGGCGTATCCACGCCAACGTCCACGGCATCCTGCCCGACGGCACCCGTTATTCGGCCAACGACCCGGACCTGCTCACCTGGGTCCACGTCGCGGAGGTCAGCAGCTTCCTCGCCTCCCACCTGCGCTACCTGAATCCAGATCTGTCCGCAGCGGAGCAGGACCGCTACTACGACGAAATCGCGCTGGTGGCCGAGCGCCTGGGTGCACGCAACGTCCCCCGCTCGCGCCAGCAGGTGGCCGACTATCTGCAGAGTGTCCGTCCACAGCTGCACTACGATGAACGTACCCGGGAAGTCGTGCGGGTCCTGTTCAGCGCTCCCGCCCCCAGTTTCCTGGCCAAACCCTTCGGCGCCTTGATGATGCGCGCGGGCATCGACCTGTTGCCGGAATGGGCTGCCGACCAGCTAGGTTTGGGCCTGGGCAGCCTGCAGCGCCAGCTGATCCGCTCCAGTGTGAAACGCAGTGTGCCGCTGCTGCGCTGGGCCGTGCGCAACGGCTCGCTGCACCGGGCCCGCCGGCGCATGGGACTGCCTCCGCTACGCTGA
- a CDS encoding response regulator transcription factor: MKTRVVLIEDHPAMRLAIRSLLGQDSQFEVVREAADGHGGLDAVRKEHPDLVILDLNLPGMDGLDLLARIHIFDEKIRLLVLSSQDERLYSSKVEAAGAHGFVSKNNDTSAILNAARMLVSGYRCFPEKSLNISSHTDPVASLTPRELVVLRSLVRGMSNKEIAEELFLSQKTVSTYKARILEKLNLESVVDLVEFSRTHRLND, translated from the coding sequence ATGAAGACGCGTGTCGTGCTGATCGAAGATCACCCAGCGATGCGTTTGGCGATCCGCTCACTGCTGGGGCAGGACTCGCAGTTCGAAGTCGTTCGTGAGGCCGCCGACGGTCATGGCGGCCTCGATGCAGTACGCAAGGAACACCCGGACCTGGTGATCCTGGACCTCAACCTGCCAGGCATGGACGGCCTGGACCTGCTGGCTCGTATCCATATCTTCGATGAGAAGATCCGTCTTCTGGTGCTCAGTTCCCAGGATGAGCGGCTGTATTCGAGCAAGGTGGAAGCCGCCGGGGCACACGGCTTCGTCAGCAAGAACAACGACACCAGCGCCATCCTCAACGCGGCACGCATGTTGGTGTCCGGGTACCGCTGCTTCCCGGAGAAATCGCTCAACATCTCCAGCCATACCGACCCTGTCGCCAGCCTCACGCCGCGTGAGCTGGTCGTGTTGCGCAGCCTGGTGCGCGGCATGAGCAACAAGGAGATCGCCGAGGAGCTGTTCCTCAGCCAGAAGACCGTCAGCACCTACAAGGCTCGCATCCTGGAAAAGCTCAACCTGGAAAGCGTCGTGGACCTGGTCGAGTTCTCCCGCACCCATCGACTCAATGACTGA